The Lynx canadensis isolate LIC74 chromosome D1, mLynCan4.pri.v2, whole genome shotgun sequence genome has a segment encoding these proteins:
- the LOC115526493 gene encoding olfactory receptor 52B4-like, with amino-acid sequence MISLNHTGISHTIFHFLGIPGLEDQHVWISIPFFISYVIALLGNSLLICIILTKHSLHEPMYLFLCMLAGADVVLSTCTVPQALAIFWFRAGEISLDRCITQFFIIHCTFISESGILLVMAFDRYIAICYPLRYTTILTHALIGKIGVTIFLRSFCMIFPIIFLLKRLTFCQNKIIPHTYCEHIGLAKYACNDISVNIWYGLFVIVSTVVLDVLLIFVSYLLILHAVFHMPSRDAHHKALNTCASHVCIIVLFYGPAIFTTLTQRFGRHVPPHIHILLANVCILVPPMLNPIIYGIKTKQIREQVVHIFFPKQK; translated from the coding sequence ATGATTTCCTTAAACCACACTGGTATTAGCCACACAATCTTCCACTTCCTGGGCATCCCTGGGCTAGAGGACCAGCATGTGTGGATTTCCATCCCCTTCTTCATTTCCTATGTCATTGCCCTGCTTGGGAACAGCCTGCTCATCTGCATTATCCTCACAAAGCACAGCCTCCACGAACCCATGTACCTCTTCCTCTGCATGCTGGCCGGAGCAGACGTTGTCCTCTCCACGTGCACAGTACCTCAGGCCTTGGCCATCTTCTGGTTCCGTGCTGGGGAGATCTCCCTGGATCGATGCATCACTCAGTTCTTCATTATCCACTGCACTTTCATCTCTGAGTCAGGGATCTTGCTGGTGATGGCGTTTGACCGCTACATTGCCATATGCTACCCACTGAGATACACCACTATTCTTACACATGCACTCATTGGGAAAATTGGTGTGACCATCTTCCTGAGAAGTTTTTGTATGATCTTCCCCataatatttcttttgaaaagattgACTTTCTGCCAAAATAAGATTATTCCACACACCTATTGTGAACACATTGGCTTGGCCAAATATGCTTGTAATGACATTAGTGTGAACATCTGGTATGGACTTTTTGTCATCGTGTCTACAGTGGTCTTAGATGTcctgttaatttttgtttcatatctGCTGATTCTCCATGCTGTCTTCCACATGCCTTCACGAGATGCTCACCACAAAGCTCTCAACACATGTGCCTCCCATGTCTGCATCATTGTCCTCTTTTACGGCCCCGCGATCTTCACAACCCTTACTCAGCGGTTTGGACGCCACGTTCCACCTCATATTCACATATTATTGGCTAATGTCTGCATTCTGGTTCCACCTATGCTGAATCCCATCATTTATGGGATTAAGACCAAGCAAATCCGCGAGCAGGTGGTTCACATATTTTTTCCAAAGCAGAAATGA